The genomic stretch TAGCCTTCACTGATGAATCACTTAACTTGTCACATCAACATACTGTGTTGGCCAAAAACttttttcaggtttttccattGTATCttctggaaaaacccaaacaaatgttttggccaactcaatacatcATGGCTCTCTCATCTTCGCATCTGCCATGGAAAGACAATATGCAACTAACATCAGCACTAAAGCACCACACAGAAACCAACCTATTTCAGGGCAAACACCTGATCCAGATGATCTCTGTCTGGTTTAAAGAAAAAGCCAggagtcttaaaatattttttcacacacacacacacacacacacacacacacacacacacaaagacactaACCAAACTGCAATGAATTCAGATAGACATAGGGGAAAGATAAAAGACGAAGAGGGCAGAAAAAGATAATCTGGGGGATACTATAACCTGGTTGCGGTAGTTACACAAATCTACAAATGTGTTACAATTCACAGAACTGTACACCCCAAAAAAGCGACTTTCActgtaagactttttaaaattttgttaagatttatacaatacaaacatttatagaagcttttattttccaaatctgaAAGCAACCAGATGTCCTTCAAAAGAATGATTGGTTAATGAATTGTGGtaaatccatacaatggaatggtagtaattaaaaggaacaaagaactGATTGGCAAAACATAAATTCCAAAGATACAGTGCTGAGTAAAAGACTCCAGTGTTAAAGTTCAcatattataatttcatttatgtgaaattATGGAAAATGCCTTACGGAGACAGAGAAAAGATCAGAGAATTACTTACTAGAAGGGGGAAGGGAGCACTTGACTAGAAAGAGGCAGCAAAAGGTATTTTTCAACtttactgtaatttttaaaaagagaaaggcaaagaagcTATGGAAAAGGAAGGAGTTTCTAAAAATGGTAATTACAGGAAGCAGAAATAAGCTTTCAACAGTCATCTTTGTGCTCGATAAAATCAAGATGGACTCTGAAACAAGGGCTTCAGGTAAGAAAACAACAGGTATAAAAGGAGACACGGATGTGATAATGTAAACAAACTACTGCTGTCTGTGAGGAACAGGAAGCCTTACAAATTAGAGAGTCAACAGTCAAATCCATGACATGGAAGTTCAATTCTGAGAAATTCTCCAAATGCAAAGAACAATAATAAAGATAGGAACCAATGGCACTGAAGGACCAAGATTCAGTATTATTTTTTGACATTACTAGGGAGAATAAAAAAAACTTGGCCTATAAATGAAGGAATAAGGAAAATTATGAGACCCACATTGCACACATTCCACACACATGTTCACACTGCAAGAATAAATTTTGTGCACACAAAGAGAAACAGctatttccaaagaaagaaaatttaggcTGGTCTCAGACTTCTCcataatataaaactataaataatatactataaatagaaaactataaaacaaagcCTGAATGAAAAGACTGTGACCCAAGATTTCTATATCCAGATAAAACTGTTGTTCACATATCATGGCCAAAGAAAGGCATTTTTTGGATCTAGAAGCACTTTAATAATTACCaaattacttttcttaaaaaaaaaaaaattgatgatggTAGTAAGTTagattcaaaattaaaatgtcaaaggTGGGTTTAGATGTTATAAAAAGACTGGCAGTAAGCCATGAAacaatttaaatgcaaaaattttaagtttaaatctTTGTTGTATATAcgattataaaacataaataattccTGAGACAAttatataacaaaaaaataaaactaggatAAATTTTCAAATTGGGTAGAGAAGAAATGTGAGAATATGTACAAGGGTGACCTATCCTTAGTGGTGGGAGAAAGAAAAGCGCAATCACTCCTTCTGATTCACTCTCTGCAAAGGTGCTTACAGTGGGGCCACTGACTCAACTGCTGAGCTCAAAAAAGCTACTCTTGATCCTCTTTTTCCCTCACTTCCCACATTTAACCTGGAGAAAACTCAAGGATATTCAGCAATTCATTGGTAAGGCTGAGTGGTGCTTTTCACAGTCAGTTGTATTGTGCTGAATTGATTCAAAATTTAGCAGTGATCACTAGCACCAGAATCACCCGAGATGcttgcacaccaggcctctgatCAAATGTATCAGATTTTCCTAGAGTGGGATATTCAAGAAGCTGCGGTATCAGGAAGCACCTTAactgtatatatttgtatggcATAAGTTTTGGAAACTACTGCCTTAGGATCATTATTTCCAACATTATTGAGCAGTGAGGACTGTACTTTAAAGAGTTCCCTCTTCTGTACAGACTAAGAAGCCACAAGATACTTAGGTTCACACAGAAACAAACCACTGATGTTTTACATACAGAACAAGTTGAAGTTCCTGCTTTATCTTCATTTCTACATAGAAGCTTTCCATCGTAACCAACTTAATTTACTGGAGAAGCTTCTAATGAGCTCTGCTTTACTagaaatttatatgtattatgAATGGAAAATCTGCCAGTTGCCTACTccatccattctcttctcctcctaaAAACAGAACTCTGCAATTTACTTTTGTAGTTTGGAACAGAAAACAATCCTCAGCCCGTCCCGCTCTGTGATCAAACCCTGGCCAACCTGAGGCAAGTGTAAACAGTATTTAACTTCAGGGTCAGTCTCCCATAAAGTCTCACAGAGGGCAAATAACAGAATCAGAAATCGAATTCTGCAGTTTACATCTAAGTCCACTTCCTCTCAGTTCTAAGCTGTCTTGCTAAAGTCAGATCCTCACTATTCAATATATTCTGTACAAATGCTGTAAGTGCACAAATTATAAATATGCCTCAGGAATATTAagggaaaatatctatttatcATAAACACAACATCAGTAAcattcaaacatttaaaagctGTTTGTCTCAAACTCCAAATACATATTCccataaaattaaagttaaaagatcAGTGACTAGAATCCTTAGCCAGTTCTTAATAACGAATGCAGAATTCAGAGCTCTAATGAACAGGACTCAAAGACCTGTATCATCTGAGAAGTATGAAGAATAGGCAGGAGGCAAATTCAGAGTAAGGGTTGCCCTTGGGAAGGCATCCCAGGCCTTCAGGGATGCTTACAGAGTCGTGTTCCATAAGCTAAGTGGTCAGTTTCCTTCAGGGTAATGTTCTTAAACTCAGAATATAACACCACAAGGCATTAAAGACTATCCATCCATACACACCACCCCAATGAAAAGACCCTACACACAAAAATTACTGTACTCTTACCCTACGCATGGCTTCCTCCTCTTCTTGACGCTTTTCATAATGTGCAAAGTCATCAAAGATTGAGGTGGTATGCTTGAAAGTAGCAATTATTTTAAGCACTTGCTTAGCTTTTTCTAGGGGTacctcttgagtgtcccttgaatTGGTAACTGGTTTGTTGTCATTATTTTCTAAGCGAATATGCCGTAATTGGTTATTGGGGACATCTTTGACAAAGATCCATTTAACTTCAAATTTGCCCTTCCACTTATCCTGAGACCAGACACCAGCATACGCATTATAGTCCACAACAGACTTCATCTCAGCCACTCCACAGAAGTGTCCACTGCCATTCACACTGAAGAGCAAATAGAGTGGGCCTTTCCCATTCAGGGAACGGTAAGCCGCATCCAAACGCTTATTCCCATGCTCAGTACTACACCAGATAGAGTACTTAATGGAACGGTGTATGTCGTCCTCAGAATAGCTCTTAATTATAAACACACGTCCGTTCTTCAGGTTCCAGTCAAAGTCTTTGGGATTGTAGTTGTTTATGGCCTTTAGCTTTTCCAGCACGGGATGCACTTCCACACTCGACGGGGAAGCGCTGACAGGAACGACACCTAGACCAAAGTTTTCACTGCTCGCTCCATTGTTCTGGTTGAAGCCGGCCCCCCTGTTCCGGGGCGCCACCCAGCGGTTCTGCAGCTGTGGCTGCGGGGGCTGTACTTGGTGAGGCTGGGCCTGTGGCTGAGGTCCTTGTGGCTGCTGCGCTTGTGGCGGCTGAGGCTGCGGTTGAGGCAGTTGGCTCTGCACCAGGGGTGGTGGCTGAATTAATGGCTGAGGCTGCTGGATTATAGTCTGAGGAGGCAGAACTGGTTGGGTTGGTGGAGCCTTTACCACTGACCCCTTTTCATCCCAAGTTCCAATATTCATGTTGTGTTTTATAGGAGGTGGCGGCACAGCGGAACCCCCGATTCCCACATTGCCCTTGGGTTTAAGTTTCGGTTGAGGTTTGGCGGGCTTTCTGGCAATGGCAGCCCAGGAGGTGGGTTTCGGCGCCGCACTGCTAACCGGGGGCACACTATTGGTTGCGATGCTGGTCATACCACTGCTGCTCAATGCTGTTCCTACAGTTTTCGTCACTGCAGCGGTCAGGTCACCACCAATTTTCAGTCCAGTCATGCCTTGCTCGATACTGCTAATGCCAGGCACCTTGCTCAAAGTATCACTGCCAAATCCAGCCTGTCCATCAGTAATAGCTCTCCCAAGAGAACTAGGTGGATAGCCGTAACTGCTACTATAAGCAGAACTTTGTGTTGATTGTCCCTGAGATCCACTTGTCCCCCATGTAGAGAAATCAGCATTACCAGGAAAAAAGTTAAATCCATGTTGACCAAGAAATGGAGGGGTATTTCCTAATGCCCCAGGCTGACTAAACACACCGTCTGGTATATAATGATGCTCTCCATTACTCATCTGTCCATAGGTTGTCAGATATGGCATAGGCTGGTCTCCAGCTGTGGACCATGCTGCTTCCCCAAGCGAATAtggaaatccaatggatggagcaTAGTAACTAGGCATGTATGGATCTGACATTGGTGGATAGCTGTTATTCTGGAAAACAAAAGATCACAGTCAGAAGTGATGTAAGATGTGAGGGGAGGGGTACACTCCTAAAATcaaattgttttaaatgaatGGGAAACAGATGTACCTGcttcagataaaaaaaaattaaaattttaaatctaattttatcAACAGAAAAATTTACTGATGActactttaatatatttataataaaattacagggatttttggggggatgggaggTTAGGATGGGGATTATTTTTATGTAAGACCCAGATCCTCTGGGCACAATTTAAAAACACTCTAATTTCTACAAAAACTTGATTTATAAACTTGCAGAAACAGATTGTTAGCTTTATCTTAAGCCACTGATGTATGAAAAAATTTATGggtaagaattaaatgaacacAGATGATGCCAAATAACAAATTACAGTATATCTATGATGGAATCCAGTCCAGcaattttgcatttttgtaaaaaacagagaaatgttcacactgagaagaaaaaaaaaaaaagacttaatattatataaatcCATATTTAGTTTTGCCTCgctcattttgaaaaacaaaatgaaattctaaTGGTTTCTTAATGGTTGGTAACAGGTACCACTTTTCTTATTCTCTATGTCCTAAATTTTACATAATatggtggtggtccagtggctaagactccacactcccaacgcagggggcacaggttcaatccctgatcggggaactaagatcccacatgccatgcaatgcagccaaaaaaaaaaattataaataacttaaaaaaaatttttacacagTAAATTTACCAACTTCCTGATCAGAATTTTAACTTAGAAATGGTTAAGTTCCTACCATTTTTTCCAGAATTACTGTAATTAAATTGGcctttattttgaataaaatgaaatcatcatTCATTTAGTGATGTCAAAATTCAAagcttattaaagaaaaaaactcaaatttGTTAACTAGCCAATGTAAAAAATCAGTCTATGGACTTCTTTTGAAGGTAGGTTTCTTGTGTCCCAAATATGTCTAATAGTCAGCCCTCCAGTCCACAGGTTTTGCATCCATGGATTTAACCAACCATGGCACAAAaacactcaggaaaaaaaaaatttttcactaagtttcaaaaagcaaaacctgAATTTGGCACATGGGCAACATGTTTACATGGCATTTACATTATTTGGTTATTATCAGTAATGTGGAGGTGATGTGAAGTATACAGAAGGCTGTACATAGGTTCTATGGTACAGATGCCAttagggacttgagcatctgtgaaTTTTGATATCAGTAGGGTCCTGAAACAAATTCCCCCAAGGGACAATCTGTAATAGATTTTCACTCTATATTCAGGGTGTGACTTTCAAAGCCTTGAACAGAgctttaaattttgtaaaattcaTCAAGATGAAAAAATTTAGCTAATCTCCAGTCGAGacaatttgtattccttttccaAGGGCCAATACCATTTTGAAGTTTAATTATTCACTTTACATTCTAAGTTTCCTGGAGCAAAGTGAAGAAGGTAATGGAGCAAAGTGCATTTGGCAGAAGTTGGGGGGGCAGGGTGTGTGGGAAGGGGATTATTCCTGTCACTGCTTTCCCACTCAAGAAAGAATAGCCACATGAATGTGTGACAATCATACCATAGATATTACCtggaattcattttattttttaaaaggcgtATTACTAAAAGTTAAAATGCTTTACTATTACTATTAAGGTATCCGTGATATATACCTCACAACTGTTAAAACTGTACACTATCTATAAGAAAGCTAATTTAATATTGTCTTTTGAAATAATTCTGgtataattaaatgaaaataacaaaagaatcaaataaaGGTTGCATTTAAACAAGACACAGATTTACCAAGTATTTCCAGTTAAACAcgaacataaaaacaaaaaacaactgtcatttagcaatattaaaaaaaaaagactttaaatacATTTGACATTAATTCCACTGTATTCAAAACTGGAAATATATGTGTCAACTAtttattaatttagtttttagATAATTATTAACcatatccaaaaatatattcaaaaaattCTCACAATATTAGCATGAAGGAAATGAAGCCTGAGGAATGCTGAAAATCACCAACAGTGgtttgataaaaaaataaaattcttgaaGAATAATGAGCAAACTTCATTAGCCATGGATACACTCACATCTGTGTTTATAATTCAATCAGTAAATTACTTGTTAAAGTATTCATACTGAAGTCACTTGAGAAAGCCTAAGTTTAGCCAATATAAATAATcaagattttcttaatttttaacttttttcaagttattaaaataattccctttattactttattatttattctaacCAAACACTTTACTAAATGTCTACATTGTAAAAAATACTGACATAAGATattcattctaaaggaaaacCTACAGTTAAGAAGACACATCACACAAGGGAATAAGAGAGCTAAATGCATATGCAGGTAATCACTTTCAAAGTTCTAATTTAGAGTATTAGCCTGAAATCTGGACTCAGTGCATCCTTACCTGGATGTGGGAgtgtaaaaacaaagagaaaagcttTGAAGCTCATTCTTCATGATAAAAGTGTTTGCAAAACCATACTCATAAATTATGttgaatattctttctttacCCTCACAAATGCTGAATTCTGCACAACAGTTACATATCAAGTTTCTAATTTGTCTATACACATCACACGATTCAGGTATCAGCAAACTAAAGAGCCAGTGACCAAATATTTTAAGCTTCACAAGCCAAATACAGCCTCTGGTTGCAGTCACATATTCATCTTTTTATAACTACTTAAAAAGCTTCTAGCTCAAGGGTTTCCTCAAAGAAAACAGGTTTTGGTCCCTGGATCAGTTTGTCAACCTGGTTTTAATAGATTATCTATTTATACTGATTcctagtttaaaaacaaaacaaaaaaacctgtatCATTAGATTCAGTGGGTAACAaatttttgccatttctttcacttCTGGGGCTGGACCAGGTCCAAACCCTTTTTGTGTGAAGatttttgttaaatataattACTTTTGAATCATGAGTTTTACTTCACCCCTAAATTAGTGATTGTGTCAAAATACTAAGTTTAAATTACGTTAAAACGTGCTCCATTAACCACAAGTATCTTGTTAGACAGCTCAGGCTAGTCAGCAGAGATGCACAGCTGTCCATACCTAACTCCAGAGCTATCCACAGTGAGCACAATGGATAAATGGCCCGCTCTCTCCAGTTGACCAAACAATGCTAACTAATTCCTAATTCTTTCAGTAGTTATAGCTGAAAGAGAAGCTTTTTTCTTAGCTCTGTGAAAGAAAAACCTAAACAGTCTCCTGCTGGGCTAGGGTTTCAGTTTGGGTTCTAGTGAAAACAAAGTTTCACTGGGAAACTATTCAAAGCTTAAAAGTAAGATACAGTAAACACAATTTGTATTAGCAGAGCTTTGTTataattggaaatatttttaaatgttttgccaaatataaggTAAATTCTTAATTGCTAAGTGGGATATCAATTAGGAAAGTACCTTGGGTAAAGAAGGGGAACAAAATTTCTACCTACTGATGATGGAAAACAATATAACTCAAAACTCTCTTTCACCTTTTACTTCAAATCTGTTACGAGGTATAATCAATTTAACAGTTTATGTCcaaataatcactttaaaatagtttattcatAGTGAAGTTTTACTTTGTTGTAAAGATATATGACTTCTAAACAAAGTGATGTGAAATGTTTGGTATTTCTCTTACTCAAGAACGAATTGGAAATAGGAAGGTAACAATATGTACACACAAAAATTGATATAAAATTCAATGGATATAATGAAACATACTTGTAAAGTAACAGATCCACAAACCCTTTACCTAGAGCATAAACTCAGAAATACAATCTGGAGAGAGACCATTTAATTATATAAGGTAGATGTGATGCCAGGAGGTATCTAATCTAAATTCTAATCCCAACCCATCAGTTGTGTAAAACCAGTATCAAGCTATTTAAATGCTTGAGTTTCATcaaatattgaaagaaataaagataaggTACCTAGGACACACTAACTATTCAATCAACAATAGTTGTATTCATTAATACAATTTAACTTGCCTTTTGAAAATATaagcttaaaatgtaaattcatcACCAAATGCATATAATTTCACTCAAATTGACTAAGAGTATAAAGTCACAGTATGACACAGAAGTTGTAATCAAGGACATAGGTTCAATTCTCTACTCTTCCAGCTTCTATGTCAGTTGTCAGTGATCATCAGATCATTTAATTTCTCTAACCTTGTTCCTTCACTGGTAAACAGGATATTTGCTGCTCTAATcaattacaaaatttaaaaaatctacctgtTAATTGCAAAGTGCTAAAGTATAGGAgttaatcttattttaatttgaaaacaaatatagaaaagattaaaaattcttCCTTAGAATTTCAATCActtataattatcatttcttagCCTTTTTCTATTATCTCAAAGTTTGAACAACAGTAAGAAAAAATTCATGATTACTATTCTGACCTGAGGGCACTTCAGTACAACTCAATTATCACTGAGTCTTCCAGCCATACTAATACCAATTTTTACTTCATAAATATCCAAACTTCAAGAGAGAATACTATACAATGTCTTAGAAGGTCAATACAAAAAAGGTTAAAGTGTTATTCACCATTAACAGTATGTCTGCAGAGAAAAACGGAAAACTTATCCATTAAGAACGAGGTGCTTCAAACTCCAGAACTAACTTACTGGATTAACAACGAAATGttgattttaatatacttttaatgtgtatgtgaattttattattttaaaaatattattatacttCTTAAAAAGTGTAATACATGCATATGTAATCACATAGATGTTGTAAGAAAATGTAGCATCATATATTATACTCAATTAATCTGAATTATTTCACCAGCCATACTTCTTCATTTCTTAATTCTAGCAGTTAACCTAATCtacttattcaataaatacttaatgaATGCCTGCTACATGCCAGATACAGTGCCAATCactggagacagaaagaaaaagaagacagtcTTTGGCCTAGAGCATTTCACACATTTAGGAGGGAAGACAATCTAGGAAGGATAGTTacagaaataagaacaaagcaaaacaaaacacttgaGCATAAACAAGAGGGAACAAGTAACTGGGAAAAATCAGAAGACTTCACTAAGTGATAGACATATGAGACTGTGTGTGTAAATCATACATATAGATAAAAAGTTTGAGATCATGAAagaaaatatccagaaaataaGTCCTATTCCCTAGATAATGTAGATGGATAAGTTGGCCAAAGATGAGTCAGGGAGAGAATGGAGTCACTTTAATGGCACTCAACACTATGAATATACCCACTGTGGTGAAACTTTGCTAAGTCTTTAAACAGGACTGTGGCAACAGACTACGACTTTAAGAAGACCACTGAGTGGCAATATGGAATCCCCAGTCAGGAAATCATTCCAACAGGCAGAGATAATGAAAACCTTACCCAAGGGCAGTAATAACAGggacagaaaaagatattttatgttcTTAGTTCTCTATACCTCTTCTCTGATCAACACAGCTAGGAATTTAtttccccatatatatatatatatatatacacatatatacacaagcaGACAAATTCAAACTTTGGTGTTTTTCAATTTATTCTTCAAATTTATACTCATAAATCACATGGCATCTTTTAACAGTAATTAAACCTGAATTTTCAATCAACTTCCTTGTTAGACTATTTTGAGGAACTATAGAGAACTAATTTTAAGTCTTGaaggacatttattttttaaattactatgaAAATTATTTCCTAAGATATTGAGCACtaggaaaatagaagaaatatactGCCACAGAAGTAAAAGACCAACAATCTGTTTTTAAAGCATCTCTGAGTTTGAACTGATTTAGCTCTaagtatataaaacaaacagtaaaaaCCTTTCCAGactaaagaatataatttttattatttataatagcaaaatcaGATGAAGGGATTTCATTTTAAAGACATACTGTgttttttgttgaaaatttaaataaacaattatTTCGGCTAGGTCAGTGCAAGAAGCTATAAATACTTGCATAACTTTAAATCTCCAAataattacttcaaatatttcaCCAATACAAGTTTTCACTAATCTACTTTAAAAGGtcaatttgtattttctattgCAGCTAAGTAACCACAACAAACTTAAATTTTGTAAGGCTTATCTTTAAGATTTCAGATAATTTTCAATTTTGCTCTCCAATAAAGCCAGTTTTCAATATTCTATATTGttcatgctcatgctcagttgctaagttgtgtccgactctttacgaccccaggctcctctgactatatttcccaggcaagaatactggggtgacttgtcatttccttttccaggggacattcacaacccagggatcaaacccgtgtctcctgcattggtgggtggattcttttacctgctgagccactggggaagtcttaGTACCATTTACCCTGATTAGAtcattatttttagttattacaGAAAGGTAACTGGTCAAAACCTATTCATTAGTACTGGCAAGGAGGAGGTGGTAAAATATAGTCTCACTGGTATCAAACTTTTAAGACATCTCTTTAAACAGTACATTACATTGATTCATCATTGATTTAAGTGATTTAATTAATAGAAAGCATAAGACCTTTCATTTAAACATCATATTAAAACAAACCTTTTATAGATGTTTTTGCCCCAACATAAGGAAACTTTTATGATACAATTTAAAAACTGGATTCACTAATGTAAATGCCCttacagtcttaaaaaaaaaaaacaatgacttTCCAATGCTTTATGTGAAATTGTATGCAGAATTCCAAcatataaaacacataaaatgcAAAGCACAGCTCTGGTTGCTACACAGGTGGGATCCAGGTTACCCTCCCCAGGTCTCCCCTAGGCAGACCTGAAGCATCTCTGTGGAATGCCAAAAAACCAATCTTCTAAGTCCCTGTgacaaataaattatgaaatatctGTTACCAAATAAAACAAGAAGATTCTTAAACAGGCAGCAATTCTCAAACATTTATAATCCAttaaaatatcttgaaaataaagtttgaacAAACATTTCGGAAAATACTCATACTGTACCCTTGCCTTAGACATTCTATTTTACATTATAACACACTAAGTACAAAATCAAGTAGCAAAAAACAATTCAATTATTTAAACCAAATAAATTTCCCAACCAAATAAATTTCCCAAACTTATCTAACAATGGAGACCTTGTTAGCAGAGTATCTACTATAACTCATTATATcagaatttctcaaaaaattggAAACACTGCCATAAGGGATGTTAACTGAGATTACTGTCTGGGTCCAAACAGAACAGAGTACTGTTTATTTCGTTTAAAACCTTCACTACACGCCCCCAACAAATGATCTTCCCCTACTTTCCAGTGATACATTCTTTCACACCTATAGGTGGAAAGTAGAATTGTTACTGAGACCACAAAGTTAGATTACATATgcatgaaatgatttttttttcatttttagaagtaGCCAAACATCTTAAAAAAACGTACATTTtatcactcatttttattttttctcatttatttcttccctccCAACATACTTGAGGGATGTAGATCAACTGATAGAAGGGAGTGTTAGAGAGAAATAAACATAGATTAGGTTGAACATAACCATAGTTCTCCAAAGTcctaaaaataatcatatattcCACAAATTGGGAACTACTTTTCGTTGAAATTTTCTCTGCAACTGCAAAGTTCTATAACAATATTTGGTTCCTTGTTCTtt from Bos mutus isolate GX-2022 chromosome 14, NWIPB_WYAK_1.1, whole genome shotgun sequence encodes the following:
- the YTHDF3 gene encoding YTH domain-containing family protein 3 isoform X4 yields the protein MFYLDLTLLHRAEETGEESFSVQNGSIHQKDAVNDDDFEPYLSSQTNQNNSYPPMSDPYMPSYYAPSIGFPYSLGEAAWSTAGDQPMPYLTTYGQMSNGEHHYIPDGVFSQPGALGNTPPFLGQHGFNFFPGNADFSTWGTSGSQGQSTQSSAYSSSYGYPPSSLGRAITDGQAGFGSDTLSKVPGISSIEQGMTGLKIGGDLTAAVTKTVGTALSSSGMTSIATNSVPPVSSAAPKPTSWAAIARKPAKPQPKLKPKGNVGIGGSAVPPPPIKHNMNIGTWDEKGSVVKAPPTQPVLPPQTIIQQPQPLIQPPPLVQSQLPQPQPQPPQAQQPQGPQPQAQPHQVQPPQPQLQNRWVAPRNRGAGFNQNNGASSENFGLGVVPVSASPSSVEVHPVLEKLKAINNYNPKDFDWNLKNGRVFIIKSYSEDDIHRSIKYSIWCSTEHGNKRLDAAYRSLNGKGPLYLLFSVNGSGHFCGVAEMKSVVDYNAYAGVWSQDKWKGKFEVKWIFVKDVPNNQLRHIRLENNDNKPVTNSRDTQEVPLEKAKQVLKIIATFKHTTSIFDDFAHYEKRQEEEEAMRRQQMHDYSQPSMSTDKNLSIWNPWIQRASYCEGLERPWILISTGVLEPPPCST
- the YTHDF3 gene encoding YTH domain-containing family protein 3 isoform X6 yields the protein MFYLDLTLLHRAEETGEESFSVQNGSIHQKDAVNDDDFEPYLSSQTNQGLRRLVFWHSTEMLQNNSYPPMSDPYMPSYYAPSIGFPYSLGEAAWSTAGDQPMPYLTTYGQMSNGEHHYIPDGVFSQPGALGNTPPFLGQHGFNFFPGNADFSTWGTSGSQGQSTQSSAYSSSYGYPPSSLGRAITDGQAGFGSDTLSKVPGISSIEQGMTGLKIGGDLTAAVTKTVGTALSSSGMTSIATNSVPPVSSAAPKPTSWAAIARKPAKPQPKLKPKGNVGIGGSAVPPPPIKHNMNIGTWDEKGSVVKAPPTQPVLPPQTIIQQPQPLIQPPPLVQSQLPQPQPQPPQAQQPQGPQPQAQPHQVQPPQPQLQNRWVAPRNRGAGFNQNNGASSENFGLGVVPVSASPSSVEVHPVLEKLKAINNYNPKDFDWNLKNGRVFIIKSYSEDDIHRSIKYSIWCSTEHGNKRLDAAYRSLNGKGPLYLLFSVNGSGHFCGVAEMKSVVDYNAYAGVWSQDKWKGKFEVKWIFVKDVPNNQLRHIRLENNDNKPVTNSRDTQEVPLEKAKQVLKIIATFKHTTSIFDDFAHYEKRQEEEEAMRRERNRNKQ
- the YTHDF3 gene encoding YTH domain-containing family protein 3 isoform X8 encodes the protein MSDPYMPSYYAPSIGFPYSLGEAAWSTAGDQPMPYLTTYGQMSNGEHHYIPDGVFSQPGALGNTPPFLGQHGFNFFPGNADFSTWGTSGSQGQSTQSSAYSSSYGYPPSSLGRAITDGQAGFGSDTLSKVPGISSIEQGMTGLKIGGDLTAAVTKTVGTALSSSGMTSIATNSVPPVSSAAPKPTSWAAIARKPAKPQPKLKPKGNVGIGGSAVPPPPIKHNMNIGTWDEKGSVVKAPPTQPVLPPQTIIQQPQPLIQPPPLVQSQLPQPQPQPPQAQQPQGPQPQAQPHQVQPPQPQLQNRWVAPRNRGAGFNQNNGASSENFGLGVVPVSASPSSVEVHPVLEKLKAINNYNPKDFDWNLKNGRVFIIKSYSEDDIHRSIKYSIWCSTEHGNKRLDAAYRSLNGKGPLYLLFSVNGSGHFCGVAEMKSVVDYNAYAGVWSQDKWKGKFEVKWIFVKDVPNNQLRHIRLENNDNKPVTNSRDTQEVPLEKAKQVLKIIATFKHTTSIFDDFAHYEKRQEEEEAMRRQQMHDYSQPSMSTDKNLSIWNPWIQRASYCEGLERPWILISTGVLEPPPCST
- the YTHDF3 gene encoding YTH domain-containing family protein 3 isoform X1: MFYLDLTLLHRAEETGEESFSVQNGSIHQKDAVNDDDFEPYLSSQTNQGLRRLVFWHSTEMLQNNSYPPMSDPYMPSYYAPSIGFPYSLGEAAWSTAGDQPMPYLTTYGQMSNGEHHYIPDGVFSQPGALGNTPPFLGQHGFNFFPGNADFSTWGTSGSQGQSTQSSAYSSSYGYPPSSLGRAITDGQAGFGSDTLSKVPGISSIEQGMTGLKIGGDLTAAVTKTVGTALSSSGMTSIATNSVPPVSSAAPKPTSWAAIARKPAKPQPKLKPKGNVGIGGSAVPPPPIKHNMNIGTWDEKGSVVKAPPTQPVLPPQTIIQQPQPLIQPPPLVQSQLPQPQPQPPQAQQPQGPQPQAQPHQVQPPQPQLQNRWVAPRNRGAGFNQNNGASSENFGLGVVPVSASPSSVEVHPVLEKLKAINNYNPKDFDWNLKNGRVFIIKSYSEDDIHRSIKYSIWCSTEHGNKRLDAAYRSLNGKGPLYLLFSVNGSGHFCGVAEMKSVVDYNAYAGVWSQDKWKGKFEVKWIFVKDVPNNQLRHIRLENNDNKPVTNSRDTQEVPLEKAKQVLKIIATFKHTTSIFDDFAHYEKRQEEEEAMRRQQMHDYSQPSMSTDKNLSIWNPWIQRASYCEGLERPWILISTGVLEPPPCST